The DNA sequence ACAGGTTGATAATTCTGCTTGTGATAGTGGGATATTATTATCTAGCAATAATTGTTTAAAATCTAATTTATTTTTATAAGCTTTCATAGCAATTGGTTGGATGAAGTCGTATGCTTGTTCTCTTGATCAACCCTTGTCAATTAGTTTTAACATAATTTTTTGGGAAAAAATCACTGAACTTGACATAAAAATATTTTCAAGCATTCTAGACTCGTTAACAACTAAGTTAGATAAAATGCTCTTAGTTCTTCTAATAGCGTAATGTAATACTGTTGTAGCATCAGGAATGATAACGCGCTCATTTGATGAATGGGAAATATCTCTCTCGTGTCATAGTGCAACGTTTTCAAATATTGTTACCATGTAACCACGAATCAAACGAGCAATTCCACAAATATTTTCAGAACCAATTGGATTACGTTTGTGTGGCATAGCTGATGAACCCTTTTGTCCTTCACTAAATCCTTCCTCGCATTCCCCAACTTCTGTTCTTTGGAGATGACGAATTTCAGTACATATAGTTTCTAAAGTAGATGCTATTAATGCTAATGAAGCTAAATATTGTGCATGACGATCTCTTGCTAAAACTTGAGATGAAATTTTCGAAGAACTTAAATGTAATTCTTCACAAACAAATTCCTGAATTTTTGGATCGATGTTAGCGTAATTACCTACTGCACCCGACACCATTCCTGTTTCAATAATTGAGCGAGAAGTTAAAAATGATTTAAATGCGCGCATCAACATATCGTATCAACCTGCAAATTTATAACCAAAACTAGTTATTTCAGCATGCATTCCATGTGTTCTACCTATACATGGTGTCAATTGATATTTAATTGCCATTTTTTTGATGACTTCTAATAATTCTCATAATTCCTTATGTATAAATTCATTTGCTTGCTTGATTAGACAAGAATTAGCTGTATCGACAAGATCAGATGAAGTCATTCCATAATGAATTCACTTTTTTTCCGGTCCTAAAGATTCACTTACACTTCGCGTGAAGGCAATAACATCGTGCTTTACAACCTCTTCTAATTCAGCCATTAGTTTTAAATCAAATTTTGCTTTTTTACAAATTAAGTCGTAATCGTGTTGTGGAATTTCTCCCTTTTCCACAAATGCTTTAACAACTAAAATTTCAATTTTTAATCATCAACTAAATTTATTTTCTTCACTTCAAACTTGTTCCATTTCAGGCGTAGAATAGCGCTTAATCATATATTATCACTCCTTATTTACAAGAATAGTTTGTTCCCTACTTGGTCCACATGAAACTAAAGCTAATTCACAATTTAATTGTTCTGCAATGTATTCTAAATATGTTCTACAATTTTTTGGTAAATCTTTATATTTACGAACAGTTGTTAATTCATCATCTCATCCTGCAAAAGTCTTATAAACTGGTTGACATTTTTCTAAAATTTTTAAGTCTGCTGGGAAGTCGTTAATAACGACACCATCAAGTGTGTAGTGTGTACAAATCTTAATATTTTTAATACCACTTAGTACATCTATTAGTGCAACTGATAATAAATTAACACCACTAACTCTTTGAGAATGTCTTAAAACAACTAAATCTAGTCATCCTATTCTTCTTGGTCGTTTTGTCACTGTTCCATACTCGTGACCTTTTTCACGAATAGTATCTCCTATTTCTGAAATTTCTTCAGTTAAAAATGAACCTTCACCCACTCTTGTGGCATAAGCTTTAATAACACCTAAAGTGTTATTGATGTTATGATAATCAATTCCGTTACCCAACGCGATTGAAGCAGCGGTTGGTGATGATGATGTAACGTATGGATATGTTCCGTGGTCAATACACAGCATAACTCCTTGAGCACCTTCAAACAACGCATTTTTTTCTTGCTTAAAATTTTTCTCCAAGTATGCTCCAGTGTTGTCAACATATTTTTGTATTTTCTTACCTTGCTCAAAATATTTATCAACAATTGGTTCAACTTCGAAGGTTTCTTTTCCAAATGCCTTTAAAATTTGGTTTTTTATTTTCAAAGCAAAAGTTATTTTCTTTTCTAACTTCACTTTGTCGAATAAATCGTGAACGCGAATTCCAATACGACTGATTTTATCTTCATAACATGGTCCAATACCACGTTTAGTCGTTCCTACTTTTTCGGCACCCTTTATTTCTTCATATAATTCATCCATTGCAATGTGATATGGCATTACTAAATGAGCTCGATCTGATATTTTTAGTTTTGTTCCATTGTTTAAATTTTCTAAAATCTCGATTTCATAGGCTAGAGTGTCTAAATTAACAACAACACCATTACCTAGGATAACTGTTTTATTGCTGTGTAGAATTCCAGAAGGTAATAAACGTAGTTTATATTTAACATTGTTTACAACAATTGTGTGACCAGCATTGTCACCACCTTGAGAACGGACAATATTATCAAAACTATCAGTTAAATAATCGATAATTTTACCCTTACCTTCATCTCCTCATAACATTCCAACGACACATAAATTTTGCTTTTTCATATACTACATTATCCTATCATTAAACGTTCTTCTGCGAAACTATATTGTGAAGTTGGTTTTAAAGATTTTCTACCAACTAAAATAGTTCCAGAAATTGTTAACTGTCCAATAAACATTAAAAAGATTAATCCTATACGTGAAAATACCGATAACCCGTCTTCGGATGACAATCCAGACGATAAACCGGTCGTTCCAAATGCACTACATGCTTCAAAAAACGAATCTAGAAAAGTGTAATGATATCCATTAGGAACAGTAGTCTGTCGTTGTGTTTCGACTGCTGTTATATCTGACGTCAAAAATAACGAAACAAAAAGAATTAAAACTAGCGATAAACTTGTCACGGCAATTGATTTAATTACTGAGGAATTTGAAATTGTTCGCTGATAAATTGTAATTTTTGATGATTGTCTTCAATATGAAGAAATTGTTAATAACATAATTGCAAAGGTTGTTAGACGGATTCCTCCACCTGTTGAACATGGCGAAGCTCCTATTCACATATTTAAAGCTAAAATAATTTTTGTTCCTGGCATGAAACGTTGAGGGGAAATGTTTTGAAAACCGGCATTTCTTGCACTAATTAATGAAAAAAATACAAAGAAAAATTTATCTGTTGTAGAAAAATTAGGATCGTGGAAAATATCTCGAACTTGAACTCCTTGATTTGGAATATCTCCTCCACGAAATGCTGGGTTATTCATTCAATCACTATCAACTGTAAAAGTATAATTATTTGGCGCTGTCACTTCTATTATAAAAATAGCAGCTAAACTAAAAACTAGTAATCCTAAGTAAAATGATGTAGTTACCTTTGTAAATAAAGAAAAGATATGAATTTCTCCTCTTTTTCTAGCATGATATTTTTCATATAAATCCAAATAAACTGGAAATCCTATTCCACCAATAAAGATTAAAATAATAAAACAAATAATTAAAAAATAATCTCTATAAAAGGGTTCTAGCGAATAATTACCAAAAACATCCAATCCAGCATTATTAATAGCACTTGTTGATGAAAATATACCAACTCATAATGCATATCAAAAATTATTATGCAATTCTTGGCCACTTGTCATAGATGGTCCCTTTAAATATTCCATTACATATGAATCAAAATGAAAATGAAGTGCTAACGCTATTCCAAATAAAAAGTTAATTCCCAACAAAATAAAAATACTAATAGCAATTAGTTTAACTGATCCACCATTTTTATTTAATCCTTTTTCCTCTGCAATAAAATCAATATCTCCTATTGATAATTTTTTGCGAATAATGAAAAAAATCATAACTTTTATAGCCATAAATCCTAATCCACCAAATATGACTAAAAATCATAATATAAATTCTCCGAAACCATTGAAAGTAACAAACACAGAACTTGTTGAAGTCAACCCTGTGTCTGTAATAGCTGAACAGGAAAAAAACATGGCCTTGATAAATGTAAGACCTGAAAAACCAGATTTTCAAGTAATAGGTGTTGAAAATAAAATAGTTGAAACTAATATTAAAAATATATAAACCAAAAATATTCGTTTGATCGGATTTAAAACAAGTAGATTTTTAATTTTTTCAAAGATGTTTCTCCCATGCAAACTGGTTTTATCGATCTTTTGAATGGATATCTTTTTATTCATACATTAAGCAACTCTATAATCTATTTAATTTTATAATATTATGTAGATGTTAAATTAATATTGTTATTAATTTTTGTAAAATTGGGAGTTTAATCATGACTAATGATTATTGTGTTATTGGATTAGGAAAATTTGGTCGCGGAGTTCTAGAAACATTACTACTTTTAAAAAGAAATGTAATCGCAATTGATTTAGATAAAAATAAAATAAACGAAATTGCTAAAAAAACTAGATTCGCTATTGCTTTAGATGCAACTAATTATGATGCGTTAAATGAAACAGGTGTTGATACTGTTCATACAGTGATTGTCGCTGTTAATGATATCGAATCAAGTATTTTAACATGCGTTAATTTAAAAGAATTAGGTATTAAAAATATTATTGCTAAAGCGATTTCAGATAATCATGAGAAAATATTAAGATCAGTTGGTGTAACGCAAGTTGTTCGACCAGAAATTGAAATTGCAAGACAATTAGCTAAACGTTTTGTTTATGGAATTGATAATAAACTAGATGAATTTGAATCGGAATTTACATTAATTAAATTAAATTTATTAAACTCTCGTTTAGAAGGTAAAAAAATTAAAGATCTAAATATTCGTGATCAATATAATGCAAATATTGTTTACATCAAACATAAAAATAAAATAATGTTCCCAAACCCAGATTCAGTTTTAGAACTTGGTGATGGAATTACATGCGTAGTTAATAATGAAAACGCAAGAGACTTAAAAAACTATATCGAATCTCTTAAAAAATAATTATTTATTTTCTTTTTTAACAAGTTCATTTAATTTATCTTGCAATCTTTGCTTTAAAGATGCGGGATTTATTTTTTCAATGTGTTCTTTATTATTTTTCATTATTTGTCCAAATATCCCATTTATAACTCTATCTGGGCGATTTTTATATTCAGGTAATACTTCGCTTAAATTCATTCTAGAAATGGAGTTATTAATTATTGATTCCTCAAAATTAATAATATTTAATGATTCATTAATAAGAGCATTTTTATCATCTAATATTTCTGGATGACTAGAATTTTCTTTATGATAAGAAGGAGGAAGACCTAACATATTATTTAATTCATCAAATCGATCTTCATTAATCAAACTTATAATTAGTGTAAATCGTTTGTCTATTTCATTTTTTAACAAATCTATATTAGCAAATTTACCATTCTTTTTATCCTCAAACAAATAATCAATATAATCTATATCTCAAATGATATATCTCATGTAATCCTCAAAACGATTAATAATTTTATTTGTATCTAACTCTTTGGTTTCTATTAGTTTTGAACGATAACCTGATAGCCCATTAACAAGGTGTTGATTTAATTTTTGATTAATAAAATTTGTAAAAAATAAATAACGATCGTCAATTTCTTTTTTACAATCGTCAATTTCTTTTTGATTGCTTATTTTATTTTGACAAGATTCCTGAGATATTTCTTTTAATTTAGGTAAAAAAATTATATTGTTGTGGTTTAAAAGAAACTCAAGAGTTTCAATAAAGATTCGAAAATTAGATAATTCTATCATTTCATCAATCTTTTTTCTATCAAAATATTCAAAAACTAAATTAGTTAAAGAAACCAAATGTTTTCTTAATTCGATTTGATTCAATTTATACAAGCCAAACATCGGATCTCTTAAATATTTATAATCTATTTCTGTTTCTTTAAACCTCATAAATTTATTTTTTTGAGTAGATTCGTCAAATCTCTTAGTTTGTTGTCTAATTTTTTTATTACTTTCTAATAAATCAGTCAATTCTTTCACTTCATTATCGATTGCTTTTTTAATATTTGCTAAAGAATTTAAATTTTTAATTTCAATTCTAGTACCCATTTTATCGGAATTTTTTTCACTCACTGAAACGTTTAGGTCGCAACGAAACTGCCCTAACTCAAAACGAGCAAATGATATGTTAGCAAAAATTAGTTTTCTTCTCAATTCCTTAATGTACTCAACAGCTTCATAACTATTGCTAATATCGGGTGAAGAAACTATTTCTAATAATGGATTACCGGCTCTATTATAATCTATCTTCGTATTTTGACCATGATGAATCATACTAGCCGTATCCTCTTCAAGAATTATTTTTGAAATACTAATTCTTTTTTTTATTCCGTTTTCTAATGTAATTTCAAGATTACCGTTTACACCAATGGGATTATAAAATTGCGTGATTTGATAACCTTTTGGCAAATCAGGGTAGAAATAATGTTTTCGATCAAATCTTAATGCGTCTGCTATTTCTGCATTTAAAATTAAGCAAACCATTAATGCTTTTTTAACCGCTTCTTCATTAGGAATAGGCATATACCCTGGATATCCTAAATCTAAGGGGCTAATGGTAGTATTAGGTTTTTTGGGGATAAATTTATTTAATTCTTTGTGAACCAATATTGCCGATAAATTGATAGATGGAGAAAATAATTTTAATAATGTATTTAAAGTACAATGGATCTCAATCCCAATGTTTATTTTGTATTTATTATTCATAATTAATTATTTACCACCATATTTTTATATCCGTTCGAATTCTTTTCATCACATAAACAATCTTCCAAGATTTTTGCAAAAGCTAAACACTTGTGCTCTGAGTATTGGTCTGAATTAATTGAGCAACCTATTGGCATTCCTTCGATAAATCCAATTGGAATGGAAATTGAAGGAGATCCATAAAAATTAGCGAGTAGAAATTGATTATCTCTATGAGAATAAAGTGTATTT is a window from the Mycoplasma sp. (ex Biomphalaria glabrata) genome containing:
- the purB gene encoding adenylosuccinate lyase, whose product is MIKRYSTPEMEQVWSEENKFSWWLKIEILVVKAFVEKGEIPQHDYDLICKKAKFDLKLMAELEEVVKHDVIAFTRSVSESLGPEKKWIHYGMTSSDLVDTANSCLIKQANEFIHKELWELLEVIKKMAIKYQLTPCIGRTHGMHAEITSFGYKFAGWYDMLMRAFKSFLTSRSIIETGMVSGAVGNYANIDPKIQEFVCEELHLSSSKISSQVLARDRHAQYLASLALIASTLETICTEIRHLQRTEVGECEEGFSEGQKGSSAMPHKRNPIGSENICGIARLIRGYMVTIFENVALWHERDISHSSNERVIIPDATTVLHYAIRRTKSILSNLVVNESRMLENIFMSSSVIFSQKIMLKLIDKGWSREQAYDFIQPIAMKAYKNKLDFKQLLLDNNIPLSQAELSTCFSLSAFLDNIPVVYKRLGIA
- a CDS encoding adenylosuccinate synthase produces the protein MKKQNLCVVGMLWGDEGKGKIIDYLTDSFDNIVRSQGGDNAGHTIVVNNVKYKLRLLPSGILHSNKTVILGNGVVVNLDTLAYEIEILENLNNGTKLKISDRAHLVMPYHIAMDELYEEIKGAEKVGTTKRGIGPCYEDKISRIGIRVHDLFDKVKLEKKITFALKIKNQILKAFGKETFEVEPIVDKYFEQGKKIQKYVDNTGAYLEKNFKQEKNALFEGAQGVMLCIDHGTYPYVTSSSPTAASIALGNGIDYHNINNTLGVIKAYATRVGEGSFLTEEISEIGDTIREKGHEYGTVTKRPRRIGWLDLVVLRHSQRVSGVNLLSVALIDVLSGIKNIKICTHYTLDGVVINDFPADLKILEKCQPVYKTFAGWDDELTTVRKYKDLPKNCRTYLEYIAEQLNCELALVSCGPSREQTILVNKEW
- a CDS encoding potassium transporter TrkG encodes the protein MTSTSSVFVTFNGFGEFILWFLVIFGGLGFMAIKVMIFFIIRKKLSIGDIDFIAEEKGLNKNGGSVKLIAISIFILLGINFLFGIALALHFHFDSYVMEYLKGPSMTSGQELHNNFWYALWVGIFSSTSAINNAGLDVFGNYSLEPFYRDYFLIICFIILIFIGGIGFPVYLDLYEKYHARKRGEIHIFSLFTKVTTSFYLGLLVFSLAAIFIIEVTAPNNYTFTVDSDWMNNPAFRGGDIPNQGVQVRDIFHDPNFSTTDKFFFVFFSLISARNAGFQNISPQRFMPGTKIILALNMWIGASPCSTGGGIRLTTFAIMLLTISSYWRQSSKITIYQRTISNSSVIKSIAVTSLSLVLILFVSLFLTSDITAVETQRQTTVPNGYHYTFLDSFFEACSAFGTTGLSSGLSSEDGLSVFSRIGLIFLMFIGQLTISGTILVGRKSLKPTSQYSFAEERLMIG
- a CDS encoding potassium channel family protein, with amino-acid sequence MTNDYCVIGLGKFGRGVLETLLLLKRNVIAIDLDKNKINEIAKKTRFAIALDATNYDALNETGVDTVHTVIVAVNDIESSILTCVNLKELGIKNIIAKAISDNHEKILRSVGVTQVVRPEIEIARQLAKRFVYGIDNKLDEFESEFTLIKLNLLNSRLEGKKIKDLNIRDQYNANIVYIKHKNKIMFPNPDSVLELGDGITCVVNNENARDLKNYIESLKK
- the gatB gene encoding Asp-tRNA(Asn)/Glu-tRNA(Gln) amidotransferase subunit GatB, whose protein sequence is MNNKYKINIGIEIHCTLNTLLKLFSPSINLSAILVHKELNKFIPKKPNTTISPLDLGYPGYMPIPNEEAVKKALMVCLILNAEIADALRFDRKHYFYPDLPKGYQITQFYNPIGVNGNLEITLENGIKKRISISKIILEEDTASMIHHGQNTKIDYNRAGNPLLEIVSSPDISNSYEAVEYIKELRRKLIFANISFARFELGQFRCDLNVSVSEKNSDKMGTRIEIKNLNSLANIKKAIDNEVKELTDLLESNKKIRQQTKRFDESTQKNKFMRFKETEIDYKYLRDPMFGLYKLNQIELRKHLVSLTNLVFEYFDRKKIDEMIELSNFRIFIETLEFLLNHNNIIFLPKLKEISQESCQNKISNQKEIDDCKKEIDDRYLFFTNFINQKLNQHLVNGLSGYRSKLIETKELDTNKIINRFEDYMRYIIWDIDYIDYLFEDKKNGKFANIDLLKNEIDKRFTLIISLINEDRFDELNNMLGLPPSYHKENSSHPEILDDKNALINESLNIINFEESIINNSISRMNLSEVLPEYKNRPDRVINGIFGQIMKNNKEHIEKINPASLKQRLQDKLNELVKKENK